In Henckelia pumila isolate YLH828 unplaced genomic scaffold, ASM3356847v2 CTG_80:::fragment_1, whole genome shotgun sequence, one genomic interval encodes:
- the LOC140873630 gene encoding AT-hook motif nuclear-localized protein 22-like: protein MDNFFQHRFHRHSQNSEDEQSETSGLNMGQKRSREEGNTDSAGKYGGGGGGGGGDVSGSRRPRGRPAGSKNKPKAPVIVTRDGGNALRNHVMEISDGCDIIDSVSKFAHRRQKGVCIMSGSGYVVNVTVKQPASPRSVVTLQGRFEILSLTGSFLPPPAPPAATGLTVYLSGGQGQVVGGSVVGPLLASGPVIVMAASFSNAAYERLPLDDDEEEEEDNAVQVKGTSPPQASFGVQVAAAPPQNRQRQISADPSLFQGMPPNLLTSDQIPNEPFWASGHSPF, encoded by the coding sequence ATGGATAACTTTTTCCAGCATCGTTTCCACCGCCACAGCCAGAACTCCGAAGACGAGCAGAGCGAAACCAGCGGCCTGAACATGGGACAGAAGCGGAGTCGCGAGGAGGGAAACACTGATTCCGCCGGGAAgtacggcggcggcggcggaggaggaggaggagacGTGTCCGGATCAAGAAGGCCTCGGGGACGACCGGCCGGTTCGAAAAACAAACCAAAGGCGCCGGTGATCGTCACCCGCGACGGCGGCAACGCGCTGCGGAACCATGTCATGGAGATATCCGACGGCTGCGACATCATCGACAGTGTCTCCAAGTTCGCGCACCGCCGCCAGAAGGGTGTTTGCATTATGAGCGGAAGTGGGTACGTGGTGAACGTGACCGTGAAGCAGCCGGCCTCCCCGAGGTCGGTGGTGACTCTACAGGGTCGGTTCGAGATCTTGTCGTTGACGGGGTCGTTTCTGCCGCCGCCTGCTCCGCCTGCAGCCACCGGGCTCACCGTGTATTTATCCGGCGGGCAGGGGCAGGTGGTGGGCGGCAGCGTGGTGGGGCCGCTGCTTGCGTCGGGGCCGGTTATTGTAATGGCTGCTTCATTCAGCAATGCTGCGTACGAAAGATTGCCGcttgatgatgatgaagaagaagaagaagataatgCTGTTCAAGTGAAAGGAACCTCTCCGCCGCAGGCGAGCTTCGGTGTGCAGGTGGCGGCGGCGCCGCCACAGAATCGGCAGCGCCAAATTTCGGCTGACCCTTCTTTGTTTCAAGGTATGCCACCAAATCTTCTGACCTCCGATCAGATTCCGAACGAGCCATTTTGGGCTTCCGGCCACTCACCGTTTTAG
- the LOC140873653 gene encoding uncharacterized protein isoform X1 — MGRVKMRSFGWFEAEEILIKMMDEKPPVLLMVPLLLLLWAFEKWLFSLFTWLALALAVWATIQYGSYRRRILEEDLNKKWMQLTLQTSPATPLQQCEWLNKLLTDVWSNYIDPKLSTRFSSIIERRLKHRKSRLFEKIELQEFSLGSCPPVLGLNGIRWATTSGDQRVMHLGFNWDTTDVNILMSAKLAKPLKGTARIIVNSIHIKGDLLLVPILEGKAIVYSFVSTPDVRIGVAFGSGVSQSLPATELPGVSSWLIKTATDTLNKRMVEPRRQCLALSAVDLQKKAVGGVLYVTVVSASKLSRSNWRSSSSAKQTSSSIDAHVEDRSNKELQTFIEIELDELTRKTDTRVGSNPMWGSTFNLILHDNAGVIKFNLYECTPGSVKYDYLTSCEVKMRHVPDDSTIFWAIGSDSSVIAKHAELCGKEIQMTVPFEGSNIGGLTVKIVLKEWQFSDGSHSLSSLSSSSHPPLYRTPNYLYKTGKRIYITVLEGKDLLVKDKIGKSDPYVKLQYGKATQRTRTVSHTSNPIWNQKFEFDELVGGECLKIKCYTEETFSDESIGSARVNLEGLVEGCTRDVCIPLEKVKSGELQLQIEAVKVEDNENSKGSQATLANGLIELVLIEARDLVAADLRGTSDPYVRIHFGNIKRRTKVMYKTLNPKWHQTFEFLDDGSPLVLHVKDHNTLLPRSSIGDCVVEYQMLSPNQMAEKWIPLQGVKRGEIHVQITRKLPESEKRSSIDSALSPTNLHREISMQMKQMMIKVQSLINKNDLEGVSKSLSELETLHDTQEEYMVQLESEQTILIGKVRELGQEIFNSSPPLRRGATLPW; from the exons ATGGGCAGAGTAAAAATGAGATCTTTTGGCTGGTTTGAGGCAGAGGAAATCTTGATCAAGATGATGGATGAAAAGCCTCCAGTTCTGCTCATGGTTCCTTTGTTGCTTCTTCTTTGGGCATTTGAGAAGTGGCTTTTCTCTCTTTTCACTTGGCTTGCTCTTGCTCTGGCTGTCTGGGCTACAATTCAG TATGGAAGCTATCGACGCCGAATATTAGAGGAGGACTTGAATAAGAAATGGATGCAATTAACTTTGCAGACTTCG CCAGCAACGCCTTTACAACAATGTGAATGGTTGAACAAGCTGTTAACTGATGTATGGTCGAACTATATAGATCCCAAGCTTTCTACGCGATTTTCATCTATTATTGAG CGACGCTTGAAGCATCGAAAATCAAGGCTATTT GAAAAGATTGAGTTGCAAGAATTTTCACTTGGTTCTTGTCCTCCAGTACTCGGACTGAATGGAATCCGATGGGCAACAACTTCAGGTGATCAg CGAGTCATGCATTTGGGTTTCAACTGGGACACAACTGATGTAAATATCTTGATGTCTGCCAAGTTGGCAAAGCCACTTAAAGGAACAGCTCGAATAATCGTGAATAGCATCCACATTAAGGGTGAT CTTCTTTTGGTGCCCATTTTAGAAGGGAAAGCCATTGTATACTCATTTGTATCAACTCCTGATGTAAGAATAGGTGTTGCCTTTGGGAGTGGTGTAAGCCAGTCTCTTCCAGCAACAGAGCTACCAGGCGTTTCTTCGTGGCTG ATTAAAACTGCTACAGATACATTGAATAAACGGATGGTTGAACCTCGACGTCAATGTCTTGCTTTGTCAGCCGTAGATTTACAAAAGAAAGCAGTAGGTGGTGTATTATATGTAACAGTGGTCTCTGCAAGTAAACTTTCTAGGAGTAATTGGAGGAGCAGCTCTTCCGCAAAACAAACAAGCTCTTCAATAGATGCCCATGTGGAGGATCGATCCAACAAAGAGCTTCAGACGTTTATTGAGATTGAACTGGATGAACTAACAAGGAAAACGGATACGAGGGTGGGATCTAATCCTATGTGGGGCTCGACATTTAACCTGATTCTACATGATAATGCAGGAGTCATCAAATTCAACCTTTATGAATGCACTCCAGGAAGTGTAAAATATGACTACCTTACAAGCTGTGAAGTAAAG ATGAGACATGTGCCAGACGATTCGACTATCTTTTGGGCCATTGGTTCTGATTCCTCTGTGATTGCCAAGCACGCTGAGCTATGTGGGAAAGAAATCCAAATGACAGTCCCATTTGAGGGTAGTAATATTGGAGGC CTTACGGTGAAGATTGTACTTAAAGAGTGGCAGTTTTCCGATGGCTCACATAGCTTGTCTAGTCTCAGCTCAAGCTCTCATCCACCACTATATAGGACTCCAAACTATTTATACAAAACTGGGAAGAGAATTTACATCACCGTTCTAGAGGGCAAGGACCTTCTTGTGAAGGACAAAATTGGGAAATCTGATCCTTATGTTAAATTGCAGTATGGGAAG GCTACTCAAAGAACAAGAACCGTCTCGCACACTTCCAACCCCATTTGGAATCAGAAGTTTGAGTTTGACGAGTTAGTAGGTGGGGAGTGTCTGAAAATCAAATGCTATACTGAAGAGACATTTAGTGATGAGAGCATTGGCAGTGCTCGGGTGAACTTGGAAGGACTTGTAGAAGGGTGTACGAGAGATGTGTGTATACCCCTCGAGAAAGTGAAATCGGGAGAGCTACAGCTTCAGATAGAGGCAGTTAAAGTGGAAGATAACGAAAATTCCAAG GGTTCACAGGCAACTTTAGCCAATGGTTTGATCGAACTGGTTCTTATCGAAGCAAGAGATCTTGTCGCTGCCGATCTCCGGGGAACCAGTGATCCCTATGTGAGGATCCACTTCGGGAACATAAAACGACGTACTAAG GTTATGTACAAAACACTGAATCCAAAATGGCATCAGACGTTCGAATTCCTTGATGATGGTAGCCCCCTCGTGTTGCACGTGAAAGATCACAACACTCTTTTACCAAGATCCAGTATAGGAGATTGCGTCGTTGAATACCAGATGTTGTCTCCCAACCAGATGGCTGAAAAATGGATACCTCTTCAAGGAGTGAAAAGGGGAGAAATCCATGTTCAAATTACAAGAAAATTACCCGAATCAGAGAAGAGATCAAGCATTGATTCTGCGCTGTCCCCAACTAATCTGCATCGTGAAATTTCCATGCAG ATGAAACAAATGATGATCAAGGTTCAATCTCTGATCAACAAGAACGATCTCGAAGGAGTATCCAAATCGTTGAGCGAGCTTGAAACTCTTCATGATACTCAAGAAGAGTACATGGTTCAACTTGAGTCGGAGCAAACAATACTAATCGGGAAGGTCAGGGAGCTTGGACAAGAAATTTTTAACTCATCGCCTCCATTGAGAAGAGGGGCTACTCTTCCTTGGTAG
- the LOC140873653 gene encoding uncharacterized protein isoform X2, with protein MESDGQQLQRVMHLGFNWDTTDVNILMSAKLAKPLKGTARIIVNSIHIKGDLLLVPILEGKAIVYSFVSTPDVRIGVAFGSGVSQSLPATELPGVSSWLIKTATDTLNKRMVEPRRQCLALSAVDLQKKAVGGVLYVTVVSASKLSRSNWRSSSSAKQTSSSIDAHVEDRSNKELQTFIEIELDELTRKTDTRVGSNPMWGSTFNLILHDNAGVIKFNLYECTPGSVKYDYLTSCEVKMRHVPDDSTIFWAIGSDSSVIAKHAELCGKEIQMTVPFEGSNIGGLTVKIVLKEWQFSDGSHSLSSLSSSSHPPLYRTPNYLYKTGKRIYITVLEGKDLLVKDKIGKSDPYVKLQYGKATQRTRTVSHTSNPIWNQKFEFDELVGGECLKIKCYTEETFSDESIGSARVNLEGLVEGCTRDVCIPLEKVKSGELQLQIEAVKVEDNENSKGSQATLANGLIELVLIEARDLVAADLRGTSDPYVRIHFGNIKRRTKVMYKTLNPKWHQTFEFLDDGSPLVLHVKDHNTLLPRSSIGDCVVEYQMLSPNQMAEKWIPLQGVKRGEIHVQITRKLPESEKRSSIDSALSPTNLHREISMQMKQMMIKVQSLINKNDLEGVSKSLSELETLHDTQEEYMVQLESEQTILIGKVRELGQEIFNSSPPLRRGATLPW; from the exons ATGGAATCCGATGGGCAACAACTTCAG CGAGTCATGCATTTGGGTTTCAACTGGGACACAACTGATGTAAATATCTTGATGTCTGCCAAGTTGGCAAAGCCACTTAAAGGAACAGCTCGAATAATCGTGAATAGCATCCACATTAAGGGTGAT CTTCTTTTGGTGCCCATTTTAGAAGGGAAAGCCATTGTATACTCATTTGTATCAACTCCTGATGTAAGAATAGGTGTTGCCTTTGGGAGTGGTGTAAGCCAGTCTCTTCCAGCAACAGAGCTACCAGGCGTTTCTTCGTGGCTG ATTAAAACTGCTACAGATACATTGAATAAACGGATGGTTGAACCTCGACGTCAATGTCTTGCTTTGTCAGCCGTAGATTTACAAAAGAAAGCAGTAGGTGGTGTATTATATGTAACAGTGGTCTCTGCAAGTAAACTTTCTAGGAGTAATTGGAGGAGCAGCTCTTCCGCAAAACAAACAAGCTCTTCAATAGATGCCCATGTGGAGGATCGATCCAACAAAGAGCTTCAGACGTTTATTGAGATTGAACTGGATGAACTAACAAGGAAAACGGATACGAGGGTGGGATCTAATCCTATGTGGGGCTCGACATTTAACCTGATTCTACATGATAATGCAGGAGTCATCAAATTCAACCTTTATGAATGCACTCCAGGAAGTGTAAAATATGACTACCTTACAAGCTGTGAAGTAAAG ATGAGACATGTGCCAGACGATTCGACTATCTTTTGGGCCATTGGTTCTGATTCCTCTGTGATTGCCAAGCACGCTGAGCTATGTGGGAAAGAAATCCAAATGACAGTCCCATTTGAGGGTAGTAATATTGGAGGC CTTACGGTGAAGATTGTACTTAAAGAGTGGCAGTTTTCCGATGGCTCACATAGCTTGTCTAGTCTCAGCTCAAGCTCTCATCCACCACTATATAGGACTCCAAACTATTTATACAAAACTGGGAAGAGAATTTACATCACCGTTCTAGAGGGCAAGGACCTTCTTGTGAAGGACAAAATTGGGAAATCTGATCCTTATGTTAAATTGCAGTATGGGAAG GCTACTCAAAGAACAAGAACCGTCTCGCACACTTCCAACCCCATTTGGAATCAGAAGTTTGAGTTTGACGAGTTAGTAGGTGGGGAGTGTCTGAAAATCAAATGCTATACTGAAGAGACATTTAGTGATGAGAGCATTGGCAGTGCTCGGGTGAACTTGGAAGGACTTGTAGAAGGGTGTACGAGAGATGTGTGTATACCCCTCGAGAAAGTGAAATCGGGAGAGCTACAGCTTCAGATAGAGGCAGTTAAAGTGGAAGATAACGAAAATTCCAAG GGTTCACAGGCAACTTTAGCCAATGGTTTGATCGAACTGGTTCTTATCGAAGCAAGAGATCTTGTCGCTGCCGATCTCCGGGGAACCAGTGATCCCTATGTGAGGATCCACTTCGGGAACATAAAACGACGTACTAAG GTTATGTACAAAACACTGAATCCAAAATGGCATCAGACGTTCGAATTCCTTGATGATGGTAGCCCCCTCGTGTTGCACGTGAAAGATCACAACACTCTTTTACCAAGATCCAGTATAGGAGATTGCGTCGTTGAATACCAGATGTTGTCTCCCAACCAGATGGCTGAAAAATGGATACCTCTTCAAGGAGTGAAAAGGGGAGAAATCCATGTTCAAATTACAAGAAAATTACCCGAATCAGAGAAGAGATCAAGCATTGATTCTGCGCTGTCCCCAACTAATCTGCATCGTGAAATTTCCATGCAG ATGAAACAAATGATGATCAAGGTTCAATCTCTGATCAACAAGAACGATCTCGAAGGAGTATCCAAATCGTTGAGCGAGCTTGAAACTCTTCATGATACTCAAGAAGAGTACATGGTTCAACTTGAGTCGGAGCAAACAATACTAATCGGGAAGGTCAGGGAGCTTGGACAAGAAATTTTTAACTCATCGCCTCCATTGAGAAGAGGGGCTACTCTTCCTTGGTAG
- the LOC140873654 gene encoding uncharacterized protein, translating to MEILDCLHLPKTMNFQKFKQAHVSSHAISPKFDKFAAKRTQHTTPSPICAHFEQRPNARALCIGAAGIALISLVGPSNAVESPFLSEPSNALSLPTWAIHVSSVAEWVTAMVLVWQYGEKSGFESWKGLSWGMVPLLGGAFCACTWHFFYNSESLEILVALQAALTVIGNVTMSIAAYRIYISSQESSKNS from the exons ATGGAAATTCTTGACTGTCTTCATCTCCCCAAAACGATGAACTTCCAAAAATTCAAGCAAGCCCACGTCTCGTCTCATGCAATTTCACCCAAATTTGACAAATTTGCTGCCAAAAGAACTCAACACACAACTCCAAGTCCCATCTGTGCGCACTTTGAGCAGAGGCCGAACGCCAGGGCCCTTTGTATAGGAGCTGCTGGAATTGCTTTGATTTCCCTCGTGGGACCCTCAAATGCTGTGGAGTCGCCATTTTTAAGTGAACCTTCCAATGCACTTTCTTTGCCCACCTGGGCTATTCATGTTTCCAGTGTTGCTGAATG GGTCACTGCGATGGTTTTGGTATGGCAATACGGGGAGAAATCTGGGTTTGAATCTTGGAAGGGTCTCTCTTGGGGAATG GTACCCCTATTAGGTGGTGCCTTCTGCGCCTGTACATGGCATTTCTTTTATAACTCAGAGTCacttgag ATCTTGGTAGCACTTCAAGCGGCTTTGACTGTCATTGGTAATGTGACAATGTCCATTGCTGCATACAGAATCTACATCTCATCACAAGAAAGCTCCAAGAACTCCTGA